A single genomic interval of Nocardioides palaemonis harbors:
- a CDS encoding oxidoreductase: MVTTQEMLRRQQPLETVFGYRTTAAEVVAGHDLAGRRAVVTGGYAGLGIETVRALAGAGVSVLVPARRPDAATEALADLEGVEVRAMDLGDLDSVAALTASVREDGRPIDLVIDVAGVMATPHQQTPQGWELQLGTNHLGHFALVGGIAGLLTDGARVVSYSSTGHYRSPVLFDDLRFETTPYDPWVAYGQSKTANALFAVALDARGASRGIHAYSVHPGGIMTDLQRHMPREDLLARGWIDEDGNPNPRFKTPAEGASTGLWAATAPELESRGGVYCEDCAVKGVVPPDHADLTTGGVKEWAIDVAAAERLWELSVGATGVDPLG, translated from the coding sequence ATGGTCACGACCCAGGAGATGCTCCGACGCCAGCAGCCGCTCGAGACCGTTTTCGGCTACCGCACCACCGCGGCGGAGGTGGTCGCCGGGCACGACCTCGCCGGCAGGCGGGCCGTCGTCACCGGTGGCTACGCGGGCCTGGGCATCGAGACCGTACGCGCGCTGGCCGGCGCCGGCGTGTCCGTCCTGGTCCCGGCGCGACGGCCCGACGCGGCGACCGAGGCGCTGGCCGACCTCGAGGGCGTCGAGGTCCGCGCGATGGACCTCGGCGACCTCGACTCGGTCGCCGCCCTCACGGCCTCGGTCCGCGAGGACGGGCGTCCGATCGACCTGGTGATCGACGTCGCCGGCGTGATGGCCACCCCGCACCAGCAGACCCCGCAGGGCTGGGAGCTGCAGCTCGGCACCAACCACCTCGGCCACTTCGCGCTGGTCGGCGGCATCGCCGGGCTCCTCACCGACGGCGCGCGGGTCGTGTCGTACTCCTCGACCGGCCACTACCGCTCGCCCGTGCTGTTCGACGACCTGCGGTTCGAGACCACGCCCTACGACCCGTGGGTCGCCTACGGCCAGTCCAAGACGGCGAACGCGCTCTTCGCGGTCGCCCTCGACGCGCGCGGCGCCTCCCGCGGCATCCACGCCTACTCGGTGCACCCGGGCGGGATCATGACCGACCTGCAGCGGCACATGCCGCGCGAGGACCTCCTCGCGCGCGGGTGGATCGACGAGGACGGCAACCCCAACCCGCGCTTCAAGACGCCGGCGGAGGGAGCCTCGACCGGGCTGTGGGCGGCGACGGCGCCCGAGCTGGAGTCGCGCGGCGGCGTCTACTGCGAGGACTGCGCCGTGAAGGGCGTCGTGCCGCCCGACCACGCCGACCTCACGACGGGCGGCGTCAAGGAGTGGGCCATCGACGTGGCCGCTGCCGAGCGGCTCTGGGAGCTGTCCGTGGGCGCGACCGGCGTCGACCCGCTGGGCTGA
- a CDS encoding ABC transporter ATP-binding protein produces the protein MHQTSGPLVDVRDLERTFDVRRRVEGRRRRTRDSVRAVHDLTFAVTAGEMVGYIGPNGAGKSTTIKMLTGILVPTGGTVRVAGLDPSRDRVELARRIGVVFGQRTTLWWDLPLRDSFDLLRKMYRIEPARYRANLDRFVDLLDLGDQLDTPVRQLSLGQRMRGDITAALLHDPEVLYLDEPTIGLDVVSKGRLREFLRALNAERGTTLLLTTHDLQDIEALCDRVIVIDHGTSVYDGSLSGLHAEGGSSRTLVVDLVDEAAPIEVPGASVRKVEGPRQWLSFPADASAAPVVAAVAAGYDVADLSIQEPDIEDVIRELYSRGARP, from the coding sequence ATGCACCAGACGTCCGGACCGCTGGTCGACGTGCGCGACCTCGAGCGCACCTTCGACGTACGCCGCCGCGTCGAGGGCCGGCGCCGCCGCACGCGCGACAGCGTGCGCGCCGTCCACGACCTGACCTTCGCCGTCACCGCCGGCGAGATGGTCGGCTACATCGGGCCGAACGGCGCCGGGAAGTCCACCACGATCAAGATGCTGACCGGGATCCTCGTCCCGACCGGCGGCACCGTGCGGGTGGCCGGCCTCGACCCCAGCCGCGACCGCGTGGAGCTCGCCCGCCGGATCGGCGTCGTGTTCGGCCAGCGCACCACGCTGTGGTGGGACCTGCCGCTGCGCGACTCCTTCGACCTGCTGCGCAAGATGTACCGCATCGAGCCGGCCCGCTACCGCGCCAACCTCGACCGCTTCGTCGACCTGCTCGACCTCGGCGACCAGCTCGACACCCCGGTCCGCCAGCTCAGCCTCGGCCAGCGGATGCGCGGCGACATCACCGCCGCGCTCCTGCACGACCCGGAGGTGCTCTACCTCGACGAGCCCACCATCGGCCTCGACGTCGTCAGCAAGGGCCGGCTGCGCGAGTTCCTGCGCGCGCTCAACGCCGAGCGCGGCACCACCCTCCTGCTGACCACGCACGACCTCCAGGACATCGAGGCCCTGTGCGACCGGGTGATCGTGATCGACCACGGCACCAGCGTCTACGACGGCTCCCTGTCCGGCCTGCACGCGGAGGGCGGGTCGAGCCGCACGCTGGTCGTCGACCTCGTCGACGAAGCGGCGCCGATCGAGGTCCCGGGCGCGAGCGTGCGGAAGGTGGAGGGTCCGCGGCAGTGGCTGTCCTTCCCCGCCGACGCCAGCGCCGCACCCGTCGTCGCCGCGGTGGCGGCGGGCTACGACGTGGCGGACCTGTCGATCCAGGAGCCCGACATCGAGGACGTCATCCGCGAGCTCTACTCGCGCGGCGCCCGGCCCTGA
- a CDS encoding ABC transporter permease, giving the protein MADAAAARHLRTYGQIAWLWVRAAWQYPTSFLLLALGNGLITGLDFVGLWIMFAHLRDLAGFSLQEVALLYGSASLALGVADTAIGSVERIGAYIRTGRLDQMMTKPVPLLVQVCADQFTLRRLGRLTQASVVFGWACTHVDWTPARVLVAVSMLVSGALVFFGLFVGFSCIQFWTTDATEFANAFTYGGATVTQYPLSIFPREVMVGLTFVIPVAFVNWYPCLYLLGRGDPFGMPDAFQLASPVAGLLTLAAALLVWRTGVRHYTSTGS; this is encoded by the coding sequence GTGGCTGACGCCGCAGCCGCGCGGCACCTGCGCACGTACGGCCAGATCGCGTGGCTCTGGGTCCGGGCCGCCTGGCAGTACCCCACGTCGTTCCTGCTGCTCGCGCTCGGCAACGGCCTGATCACCGGCCTCGACTTCGTCGGGCTCTGGATCATGTTCGCGCACCTGCGCGACCTCGCCGGCTTCTCGCTGCAGGAGGTGGCCCTGCTCTACGGCAGCGCGTCGCTGGCGCTCGGCGTCGCCGACACCGCGATCGGCAGCGTCGAGCGGATCGGCGCCTACATCCGCACCGGGCGCCTCGACCAGATGATGACCAAGCCGGTCCCCCTGCTCGTGCAGGTGTGCGCCGACCAGTTCACCCTCCGCCGCCTCGGGCGGCTGACCCAGGCGTCCGTCGTGTTCGGCTGGGCGTGCACCCACGTCGACTGGACCCCGGCGCGGGTGCTGGTGGCCGTCTCGATGCTGGTGAGCGGGGCGCTGGTGTTCTTCGGCCTCTTCGTCGGCTTCTCCTGCATCCAGTTCTGGACGACCGACGCCACCGAGTTCGCCAACGCCTTCACCTACGGCGGCGCGACCGTCACCCAGTACCCGCTGAGCATCTTCCCGCGCGAGGTGATGGTCGGCCTCACCTTCGTCATCCCGGTCGCGTTCGTGAACTGGTACCCCTGTCTGTACCTCCTCGGGCGTGGCGACCCGTTCGGCATGCCCGACGCGTTCCAGCTCGCCTCCCCCGTGGCCGGCCTGCTGACGCTGGCGGCGGCCCTCCTCGTCTGGCGCACCGGCGTGCGCCACTACACCTCCACCGGGAGCTGA
- a CDS encoding ABC transporter permease, translating to MLHVAIAARAFRRYSTYRAATLAGIFTNSVFGVIYSYAYIALWRANPTAGGYDQQDAVTYVWLGQALLMTIALWGGGSTDDLAERVRTGDVAIDLYRPVGLVGWYLAADLGRAAYHLLTRGFGPTVIGLVVFDIALPASPVAALAFGLSLVLAVVVSFAIRFLVASTAFWLLDQSGVKVMSGAFAIFFSGMMLPLVLFPGWLGTLATALPWASYVQVPADVWLGKHTGTDLVAALGFQVLWAVVLLAACHTVLSLATRKVVVQGG from the coding sequence ATGCTGCACGTCGCGATCGCCGCACGCGCCTTCCGCCGCTACTCCACCTATCGCGCCGCCACCCTCGCGGGGATCTTCACCAACTCGGTGTTCGGGGTCATCTACTCCTACGCCTACATCGCGCTCTGGCGGGCGAACCCGACCGCCGGGGGCTACGACCAGCAGGACGCGGTGACCTACGTCTGGCTCGGCCAGGCGCTGCTGATGACCATCGCGCTGTGGGGCGGCGGCAGCACCGACGACCTCGCCGAGCGGGTCCGCACCGGCGACGTCGCGATCGACCTCTACCGTCCGGTCGGACTGGTCGGCTGGTACCTCGCCGCCGACCTCGGCCGCGCGGCGTACCACCTCCTGACCCGCGGGTTCGGCCCCACGGTCATCGGCCTCGTCGTCTTCGACATCGCGCTCCCCGCCTCCCCCGTGGCGGCGCTCGCCTTCGGCCTGTCCCTGGTGCTGGCGGTGGTGGTGAGCTTCGCGATCAGGTTCCTCGTCGCGAGCACCGCGTTCTGGCTGCTCGACCAGTCGGGGGTCAAGGTGATGAGCGGGGCGTTCGCGATCTTCTTCAGCGGCATGATGCTGCCGCTGGTGCTGTTCCCCGGCTGGCTCGGCACCCTCGCCACCGCCCTGCCGTGGGCGTCCTACGTGCAGGTGCCCGCGGACGTCTGGCTCGGCAAGCACACCGGCACCGACCTCGTCGCGGCGCTCGGCTTCCAGGTGCTGTGGGCGGTCGTCCTGCTCGCGGCCTGCCACACGGTGCTGTCCCTCGCCACCCGGAAGGTGGTGGTCCAGGGTGGCTGA
- a CDS encoding CAP domain-containing protein codes for MRHRTSSLVVSLCLAATALLGPAATAHAGTWPVPTSTDSTRDVSTLSSAQLEDLLMVEINQARAANGLREVRVFDSCTDKMAEKWGRRIARTGVFAHRDQGDVVDRCHGTWAGETLVRGTGLTPAQMIELWLDSPGHREILLSRRADRAGVAITRDGQGRTIGVVNLVRHR; via the coding sequence ATGCGCCACCGGACCAGCTCCCTCGTCGTCTCGCTCTGCCTCGCCGCGACCGCGCTGCTCGGCCCCGCCGCGACGGCCCACGCCGGCACCTGGCCGGTCCCGACGTCGACCGACAGCACCCGCGACGTCAGCACGCTGTCGTCGGCGCAGCTCGAGGACCTGCTGATGGTCGAGATCAACCAGGCGCGGGCGGCCAACGGCCTGCGCGAGGTCCGGGTGTTCGACTCCTGCACCGACAAGATGGCGGAGAAGTGGGGGCGGCGCATCGCCCGCACCGGTGTGTTCGCGCACCGCGACCAGGGCGACGTGGTCGATCGCTGCCACGGCACCTGGGCCGGAGAGACGCTGGTACGCGGCACCGGACTCACCCCGGCCCAGATGATCGAGCTGTGGCTCGACTCCCCCGGGCACCGCGAGATCCTGCTGAGCCGGCGCGCCGACCGCGCCGGCGTCGCGATCACCCGTGACGGCCAGGGCCGCACCATCGGCGTGGTCAACCTGGTCCGCCACCGCTGA